A region from the Prevotella melaninogenica genome encodes:
- a CDS encoding conjugal transfer protein TraO: MVDIMKKKIILSVCVAVAMAFSLPSQAQRLIPKQRGVEVVGSVPLIKGEKFLAADNFGMGAALTRYLGRENYTFVMAEYEQQNMPYRSYNVKLKDALLQVGYMHPVLSDRGKNVFLYGGISALGGYEQLNEDNKLLPDGATLLDRSRFVYGGAVHGSVEVFLTDRVLFLVKAQGRFLFGTDVHCFRPAVSAGLRFNF; encoded by the coding sequence ATGGTAGACATTATGAAGAAGAAAATCATTTTATCGGTTTGCGTTGCGGTGGCAATGGCTTTTAGCTTGCCATCGCAGGCACAGCGACTGATACCCAAGCAAAGGGGCGTAGAGGTCGTAGGGAGTGTTCCGCTTATCAAAGGCGAAAAGTTTCTTGCTGCTGACAATTTCGGCATGGGAGCAGCACTCACCCGTTATCTGGGGCGTGAGAATTATACCTTTGTTATGGCAGAGTATGAACAGCAGAATATGCCGTACAGAAGTTATAACGTAAAACTCAAGGATGCACTCTTACAGGTGGGCTATATGCACCCTGTTCTTTCCGACAGAGGTAAGAACGTGTTTCTCTATGGTGGCATATCCGCCTTGGGTGGCTATGAGCAACTGAACGAGGACAATAAGCTACTGCCCGATGGGGCAACACTGCTCGACCGTTCCCGCTTTGTCTATGGCGGTGCCGTGCATGGCTCGGTGGAAGTGTTCCTCACGGACAGGGTTCTCTTTCTTGTAAAGGCGCAGGGACGTTTCCTCTTTGGAACGGATGTGCATTGTTTCCGTCCGGCTGTTTCTGCTGGACTAAGGTTTAACTTTTAA
- the traN gene encoding conjugative transposon protein TraN: MKKIILSMAMLAMVGATATAQENNDGLTPSRPLTSGELFQGMSRAIPTGRVVLPYGLDVTFDKTVHLIFPSAIRYVDLGSQNIIAGKAEDAENVLRVKASVKDFETETNMSVICEDGSFYAFNVKYADEPEKLSIEMKDFLSPTDGRLPSNRSDIYFKELGNESPVLVKLMMQTIYQNDRRSIKHIGAQQFGMKFLLRGLYAHNGLLYFHTRMENGTNMPYSVDFITFKVVDKKMAKRTAIQEQVLQPLRAYHQVMQVHGMGSEHAVFALEQFSLAEDKQLEVTLYERKGGRTLTFYVTAEDLQLAKKIDNLKLKW, translated from the coding sequence ATGAAGAAAATTATTTTATCAATGGCTATGCTTGCCATGGTGGGAGCAACAGCTACAGCACAGGAAAACAATGATGGTCTGACACCAAGCCGTCCGCTTACTTCGGGAGAGCTTTTTCAAGGTATGAGCCGTGCCATACCAACGGGGCGTGTCGTACTGCCGTATGGTCTTGACGTCACCTTTGACAAGACCGTGCATCTTATCTTCCCTTCTGCCATCCGCTATGTAGACTTGGGCTCACAGAACATCATTGCAGGTAAGGCGGAGGATGCAGAGAACGTACTGCGTGTAAAGGCTTCGGTGAAGGACTTTGAGACGGAAACCAATATGAGTGTCATCTGTGAGGACGGCTCTTTCTATGCTTTCAACGTAAAGTATGCTGATGAGCCGGAGAAGCTCAGCATAGAGATGAAGGACTTCTTGTCACCAACGGACGGACGCCTGCCAAGCAACCGCTCTGACATTTACTTTAAGGAACTCGGTAACGAGTCGCCTGTGTTAGTAAAACTGATGATGCAGACTATCTATCAGAACGACAGACGTAGTATCAAGCATATCGGTGCACAGCAGTTCGGTATGAAGTTTCTGCTTCGTGGCTTGTATGCCCATAACGGCTTGCTGTATTTCCACACTCGTATGGAAAACGGCACGAATATGCCGTACTCGGTGGATTTTATCACCTTTAAGGTTGTAGATAAGAAGATGGCAAAGCGCACCGCCATACAGGAGCAAGTATTGCAGCCACTTCGTGCCTATCATCAGGTGATGCAGGTGCATGGCATGGGTAGTGAACACGCTGTGTTTGCACTCGAACAGTTTTCTCTTGCAGAAGACAAGCAGCTTGAAGTGACGCTCTATGAGAGAAAAGGCGGTCGTACGCTGACCTTTTATGTGACGGCAGAAGACCTACAACTGGCAAAAAAGATTGATAACCTCAAACTGAAATGGTAG
- a CDS encoding DUF3872 domain-containing protein, which yields MKKILNTIWVMGVLTLAVFCLSACDRELDVQQSYPFTVETMPVQKDIVRGQTAEIRCTLKRGGEFADTRYTIRYFQSDGKGLLRNDNGTVFKPNDRYPLTKDVFRLYYTSLSSDRQTIDVYVEDNFGRMQQLTFSFNNEKAENKEKSSATVTKVLKDEDS from the coding sequence ATGAAGAAGATATTGAATACGATATGGGTAATGGGAGTACTGACCCTTGCCGTGTTTTGCCTATCTGCTTGTGATAGGGAGTTGGATGTTCAGCAGTCTTATCCGTTTACGGTGGAAACAATGCCCGTTCAGAAGGACATCGTAAGGGGTCAGACGGCTGAGATACGCTGCACACTGAAGCGAGGCGGTGAGTTTGCTGACACTCGCTATACGATACGTTATTTCCAGTCTGACGGCAAGGGCTTGCTAAGAAATGATAACGGTACTGTCTTCAAGCCTAACGACCGTTATCCGCTTACAAAGGACGTGTTTCGCTTGTACTATACCTCGCTCTCATCTGACCGCCAGACGATTGATGTGTATGTGGAAGACAACTTCGGCAGAATGCAGCAACTGACTTTCAGTTTCAACAACGAAAAGGCGGAAAATAAGGAAAAGTCCTCCGCAACAGTTACCAAAGTATTGAAAGATGAGGACAGCTAA
- a CDS encoding glycoside hydrolase family protein, producing MRTAKHFALFFILCLFCQPILAQHRVRLADLPPFERVVLIVKYFEGLHNKPKDFPYVGYGHRLQPGEHFTADMTERQADSLLRADLWKCFEHFKGCGKDALLLTLLAYNVGVGRLLGYGKHPKSRLLRKIEAGNRNFYQEYVSFCRYKGKVLKGLVKRRQVEFAMFYIP from the coding sequence ATGAGGACAGCTAAACACTTTGCTTTATTTTTTATTTTATGTTTATTCTGCCAGCCCATCCTTGCCCAGCACAGGGTGCGGTTGGCAGACTTGCCACCTTTTGAGCGTGTCGTCCTCATTGTTAAATACTTTGAGGGACTTCATAATAAGCCGAAGGATTTTCCTTATGTCGGATATGGTCACCGGCTGCAACCAGGAGAGCACTTCACGGCGGATATGACGGAACGGCAGGCAGACTCCCTGCTCCGTGCCGACCTTTGGAAATGCTTTGAACACTTCAAGGGCTGTGGCAAGGATGCCCTGCTGCTGACCTTGCTTGCCTACAATGTGGGCGTGGGGCGATTGCTCGGATATGGCAAGCATCCCAAGAGCCGATTGCTGCGAAAAATTGAGGCTGGAAACAGGAACTTTTATCAAGAGTATGTTTCATTCTGCCGATACAAGGGAAAAGTTTTGAAAGGATTGGTGAAACGGAGGCAAGTGGAGTTTGCCATGTTTTATATACCTTGA
- the traM gene encoding conjugative transposon protein TraM, with protein MDNKQKEQMKKGLVFGGLGLLFALSMWFIFAPSGKDKTAAEQGLNDSIPQATTEKLTENKLKAYELGDKAHEEEQTREEMGRLSDYFAQNTAPSEAQRAETAASTAKIESSMHRYEENNRLLNSFYAPDPHEQEREALRSEIDNLKKELSVKDSREDNEEKRQLALMEKSYQMAAKYLPKASTPPTLNNGLTAEKEKTEGAAGGSEAAKGKTMQNEKPAMEVLPEHRQIVSSLDQPMSDVYFMEEYGKKARNMGFHSLASTAVPTMRNTLKVVVDRTTTLKEGDNVVLRLLESAKVQGLRIPRQSRLIAVAKIEGNRMHLLVKSIEVDGHIIAVKLSAYDTDGQEGVYIPGSEDINALKEVGANIGGSMGTSFTFASSAKDQIISEAARGVMQGASQLLQKKLRTIKVTLKGGYRLFLVQSK; from the coding sequence ATGGATAATAAACAGAAAGAACAAATGAAGAAAGGCTTGGTCTTCGGAGGTTTGGGACTGCTGTTTGCCCTCTCGATGTGGTTTATCTTCGCACCTTCGGGCAAGGATAAGACCGCAGCGGAGCAGGGACTCAATGACAGCATCCCGCAGGCAACGACTGAAAAGCTCACCGAAAACAAGCTCAAAGCCTACGAATTAGGCGACAAGGCACACGAGGAGGAACAGACCCGCGAGGAGATGGGCAGACTATCGGACTATTTCGCACAGAACACTGCTCCATCAGAGGCGCAGCGTGCAGAGACGGCTGCTTCTACGGCAAAGATAGAAAGCTCCATGCATCGCTATGAAGAGAACAATCGCCTCTTGAACTCCTTTTACGCTCCCGACCCACACGAGCAGGAGCGTGAAGCCCTGCGCTCGGAGATAGATAACCTTAAAAAGGAACTCTCTGTCAAAGACAGCAGGGAGGACAATGAAGAGAAACGGCAGCTTGCCTTGATGGAAAAGAGCTATCAGATGGCAGCGAAGTATCTCCCTAAAGCATCAACTCCACCTACCCTCAATAACGGTCTGACTGCTGAAAAAGAGAAGACGGAAGGAGCTGCAGGCGGCTCTGAAGCCGCTAAGGGCAAGACCATGCAGAACGAAAAGCCTGCAATGGAGGTTCTGCCGGAGCACAGGCAGATAGTTTCTTCACTTGACCAGCCTATGAGCGATGTGTACTTTATGGAGGAATACGGCAAGAAGGCTCGTAATATGGGCTTTCATTCGCTCGCAAGCACGGCTGTACCCACGATGCGCAATACACTCAAAGTGGTGGTGGACAGGACAACGACGCTCAAAGAGGGCGATAATGTCGTGCTCCGTCTGCTTGAAAGTGCCAAGGTACAGGGCTTGCGTATTCCACGGCAGAGCCGACTCATAGCCGTCGCCAAGATTGAGGGTAACCGTATGCACCTGCTTGTCAAAAGCATTGAGGTGGACGGCCATATCATAGCCGTCAAACTCTCGGCATACGATACAGACGGACAGGAAGGAGTGTATATACCAGGTTCGGAGGACATCAATGCGCTTAAGGAAGTCGGGGCGAACATCGGCGGTTCAATGGGCACATCCTTTACCTTCGCTTCCTCTGCCAAGGACCAGATTATCTCCGAGGCTGCCCGTGGGGTGATGCAGGGCGCAAGTCAGCTGCTTCAGAAGAAACTGCGCACCATTAAGGTAACGCTCAAGGGTGGCTACCGCCTTTTCTTGGTTCAGTCCAAATAA